The Planctomycetota bacterium genomic interval GTGCGGATGTGGGTTCAGATCGAGGCGGTCGACTTCGAGAGGCGCGAGCACCAGCACTTCAAAGGTTTCCGGGATCGGGGTGTCCGCGTCGATGGTTTCGGGGAACTCGCCATCGTCATTGCGCGGCTCTCCCGAGGCCGGCCAGAAAAACAAGGCCCGGGCCGTATCCGACAGGCCACGCCAGACACTCTCGCGAAAGCCCCCGGCCGTGTCGCCGCCTGCGGACTTTCCACAAACCTCGACGACGCCCGCGATCCGCCACTGCACACGCTTCGACTCGATCCAGAAGCACGCCTCCATCCCGTTGGCTCGATCCAGCGTGGCGTTCTTTCGGCTCCGCCGGTCCGAAACGAAGATCATCTGTTCGCCTTCGGAGAAACCGTCCGCGTCGGTCCAACCCCTAAACACGATTGATCGGCAGCGCGGCAATCCGCCGTCGGCGCTCGTCGCAACTTGTGCGATCAACGGCCGGACGTTTGCGGTTTCTGATTTGAATCGCTCCAACCATTCCATCTTCACAATGTAGGTGACCACGCTGCGGCGTTAGCCGCTGATCCACCCGCCGACAGCGCCGCCCTGCGTCACGAATTTTTCTGCATTTTCGACTTCCGTTCACCCGACGATGTTCCTAACATGTTTGTTCAAGACCGAACAGGGGCGGTGTGACTCCCGTCGAGTTCGGTCGCGGTTTCAGGCGTGTTCACTTCATTGAACATGCTGACGCGGGCAACGGATGCCTCCGGCCGCACCCCCCAGAGTCACAGCTGCCGCTGGCCAGCAAGACTGGCGTATCCGGCACAACAATGAAAGGGCATTCCCATGCCACGTTCGTCTTCCTCCTCGAAGGTCGCCGCGTCCGAGTTAACCGCCGACCGTTCCAACCGTGAAGCCGCCCTCGCACGGGCCGTCCAGCAGATCGAGCGCCAGTTCGGCAAAGGCTCGGTCATGAAGCTCGACGGCGAAACGAAAATCACCGACGGCATCCCGACCGGTTCGCTTTCTCTCGACCTCGCTCTCGGCGGCTATGGCATCCCGCGCGGCCGGGTCCTCGAGGTCTACGGCCCGGAGTCCTCCGGCAAGACCACGCTCGCGCTACACACCGTCGCATCGGTCCAGAAGTCCGGCGGCGTTGCCGCCTTCATCGACGCCGAGCACGCGCTCGACCCGACTTGGGCCAAGCGGATCGGCGTTGACGTCAACGACCTGCTCGTCTCCCAACCCGATACCGGCGAGCAGGCCATGGAAATCTGCGAGCTGTTGGTCCGCTCCAACGCCGTCGACGTGATCGTCGTCGACTCGGTGGCGGCGTTGATCCCGCGGGCCGAGATCGAAGGTGAAATGGGCGACGCCCACGTCGGCCTGCAGGCCCGGCTCATGAGCCAAGCCCTGCGCAAGCTCACCGGGGCGATCAACCGCTCCAAGACCACCGTCATCTTCATCAACCAGATCCGCGAGAAGATCGGCGTGATGTTCGGCAGCCCCGAGACGACCCCCGGCGGCCGGGCGCTCAAGTTCTACGCCTCGGTCCGCATCGACGTCCGCCGCACCGGCAGCATCAAGGACGGCGATACCGCCGTCGGCAACCGGACCCGTACTCGCATTGTCAAGAACAAGGTCGCGCCGCCGTTCCGCGAGGCCGAGTTCGACATCATGTTCGATCGCGGCATCAGCTACGAGGGCGACCTGCTCGACCTCGCCGTCGACTCGAACGTGGTGCAAAAGAGCGGGGCGTGGTTCAACTACGGCGAGACCCGCCTCGGCCAGGGCCGCGAGAACGTCAAGAACTTCCTTCACGAGAACCCCGACCTGACCCAGGAGATCCGCGAGAAAGTCCTCGTGGCCAAGGGCATCGGCGAAGTCACCGAAGAAGAATACGACGAAGACCCCGTTGACGAGGACGAACTCGTCGAGGCGTAGGTCGATCGCTAGACCCGAAACGCCGAGCGGTGACCGGAGGAAGCTCCCTCCGGTCACCGTTCGGCGTTTGCATGAAACTTCAAAGACTTACACGTCGTTGGCAGCACGTTTCGCCTCGAGCTCGACTCGGACGTTTTCCATTCGCTGCTTGTTGAGCGGGATGAACAACACGATCACCGCCGCAAGCCCAACGCCACCGCAGACGACGAGCATGTACGCCCAGCGCATATTGTTGATCACGTCCAGCGTCTGGGTCTTAACCCCGGCCTCGCTGACATAACCGACCAAGTCGAGAATCGCGCCTGAGAAGAGCAGGGCGACGCCGATGGCCATCTTCTGAATCCAGTTGAACACCGCCCAGTACGACCCTTCGCGGCGTTGTCCGGTCTTCAACTCGTCAAGGTCGCACACGTCCGCGATCATCGAGTTGGACATGATCAGCAAACCAGCCAGCCCCGGCCAGATCAGCGCGAAGCTGATCGCCAGCGGATGGAACCAGAAGTTGATCCGGTCCGGCAGCCAGAAGTACCAACTCTCGTTACCGAAGTCGCCAAAGAGCGGAATGATCTGCTTGAACGTGCCGAAGTCCGGCGAGTAGAGCCACCACGAGAGTAGCCCGCCGATGAAGCTGCTCATGAGAGCGCCGATGAGCAGCCATTTTTTCTCGACCTTGGTTGCGAGCCGGTTGATGATGAGGACGGTGATTAAACCCATGATGATGGCAAACGTCTGTGCCCAGCCCTGCATGTAGGCCCCGTCGGTTTCGCCTTGCTCGCCGCCGCCGTAGACGTGGAAGATGGCGACGTACAGCCCGAGTTTGAGCACCATGATCACGCCGAGGAAGCCGATCGTGTACGCGGCGACGATCATGAGCAGAATCGGCTGCTTGATCGTCGTGACGATGCTCTTCCAGATGCCAACCTTGGGCTGCTTGCGAACGTCTTCGAGCCCGCCGCCCGCCTCGCGGCGTTTGGTTCGTTCAGGCACGAAGAACGTCGGCGCGAACATGATCACGGCGAGCAGCACCGCGAGAATCGAGCCCACCACGATCGCCCCGGTCCGCGTGTCTTCACTTGCTTTGACGATCGGGTAAAGCCACGCCAAGAAGAAACCAGTCAAGTAGGTAAAGAGCGTTCGGAAGCTCATGACCCGCGTTCGCTCTTCGTAGTCGGACGTGAGTTCCATCGTCAGCGCCCCGTAGGGCACCGCGAAAACCGTGAGGCAGGTGTAGAAGATGATGCAGACGAACGTGAGTATTCCTGCATACGCCCAATCGCGGAGAGGAACGTTCAAGTCGAGCGTTGCGAAGCCGAAGTTCAAGACCGGTCCCCACTCGGTGTTTGACCACGACTGATTGTCGATCCCGCCGGGCACATAGCAGATGGCAAAAATACCAGCGATGCTCAGCAATGCCCCGATGAGCATGAACGGCTTGCGGCGTCCCCACTTGCTCGTGGAGTTATCGCTGACGCTGCCCATCACCGGGTCGATCACCGCGTCCCAGATACGGGGAATGAACAAGGCCACGCCGAGCAACGTCGGACTCACCGCGAGTCCGAGGTTGTAAACTAGAAAGCTGAAGTTCGGCGGAATGTTGACGCCGATGTTGATCGCGCCCTCGCCGGCACCGGCGGCGACCTTGGTGTGGAGCGGGATGCGTTCGTCGGCCGGGGTCGTTTCGGCGGGCGCGGGTTCTGCGGTCATGAGGCCTCCTCTTGGTCACAAATCGACCCATCGTGCATCACATTTGTGCACAAGCGGGCATTTGCACGGTCGTCAATGTATCACGTTGCGCAAAAAGGCCAAGTGTGGCGGGCGTCCCTACGCTCCCGTCGCCGCCGATGAGTGCCCTCAAGCGCATCCTTCACAGCCCCGACTGGAAACGATCGCACCGGCTCCGGTTCGGCGTCTGGCAGACGTTCAATCGCCTCGGGCTGACCGGCCTGCACAGCCTGCCGCACCACCCGGCGTGGGTCGATGTGGAGCGGCTCGACATGCCGATCCCGGATCTGCCCGAAACGTTGGTCGGCCGGCGGCTCGTGCAGATTTCCGACCTGCACCACAGTCCGGTCGTCGGCAAGTCTTACTTGCACCAACAGATCGACCGGGTGAACCGACTCCGCCCGTGGCGTGTCGTGGTGACCGGCGACCTGGTGACCGGTGGCTATCGGTTCGACCGCCGCGTGGCCGGACTGCTCAAACGCATCGACGCACCGACGGTCTGCACGTTCGGCAACCACGACTACTCGCTTCGCGGCAAACGCAACGAAGCGGCCGGCTCACGCCGGGCTCGTTCGCTCCGTGCGGCACTCGAACGTGCGGGTATGACCGTCCTTCAGAATGAATCGCTCGACGCGGACGGGTTGATGCTCGTCGGGCTCGATGATCTGTGGACCGGCCGACTCGATGCGGACGTGGCGTTCGACGGCGTGGCGGGGCCGTGCGTTTGCCTGAACCATGATCCGCGTAACGCGCGTGAACTTCTCGAACATCCCTGGCAGTGGATGCTCGCCGGCCACACCCATGGCCGACCGCTACGCAAGTCCATTCGCCCGTTCACCGCCGGCCACTACCCGCTTGCCGAGGGCAAAGACCTCTACGTCAACCGCGGCCTGTCGTACGGTATGCGCAGCAAAGACTGGTGCAAACCTGAGATCACCGTGTTTCGCTTGGTCGCGGCATGACGGCTCGGTTGGATTTGCAACGTACCGACCGGCTCGCGATGCTTTGGGGATGAGCGCACACGAGCCACAGAACGTGGGTCCGATCGACCTCGGCTACGACGGCGGTGGGCGGGGCGGTATCGTCGCGGATGAGCGTTGCGTGCAGGCGCTCTCCGGCACCCGACCCTGGATCATGGTCTGGGCTGTTCTGATGTTCCTCGGTGGCGGACTGTTCGCGATTGGCAGCCTCGGCCTGATCATCATGGCCGGTGTTTCGGGCGGCGGGGGCGACATGCCAATGTTTCTCGGGATCGGCGTGGGTTACTTCATTGGTGCCGCCATTTACATTTTGCTGGGCGTGATGCTCATACGTTACTTCGCCGCCATTGGACGCACCGTCCGCAATCGGCAGACCGACGACCTGTATGCCGCCCTCAATGCACAGAAAAACTTCTGGCGACTGGCAGCGATCATCCTCATCACGTTTATCGTGCTGTACTTCGTGGTGGTCGCGCTTGCGATCGCGTTCACCGCTTTGTGACGATCATCGCAGGTGCCGCTTGAACCAGCTTCGCCAGTTCTCGCCCATGATGCCGGCGATCGCTCGGTCGCAAAAGCCGGCGTCGGTGAGGGCGTCGGCGAGTTTAGGCAGGTCGGCGCTGGTGGCGATTTCCTTGGGGATGTGTTCGCGGCCGCGGCCGCCGTCCATGTCGGTGCCGATGCCCGCTTGCGTCGTGTTACCCGCGAGATCGCAGACCCTGCTGATGTGCGCGACGACATCGGCAAGCGTCGCGCGGCGTTTACCGTGCTCGGCTTCGGGGAGTAGGAAGCGGTCGAAGAACACGGTGCCGATGATGCCGCCGCGTTCGAGGATGGCGCGAATCTGTCGATCGGGGAGTTGCCGGCCACGTGGATCGTCGCCGACGATCGCCCGGCAGTTCGAGTGCGAAGCACAGATCGGCCCGTCGGTCGCGTCGAGAAGGTCGTCAAGGGATTGCTCGGCAAGGTGGGACGCGTCGTGGAGTATTCCCAGGCGATCGAACTCGGCGACGAGCGCGTGGCCGGCATCGGTGAGTGGGCCGGGGTGTCCGGTGCCGCCGGCGTAGCGCGTCGCGGACCAGGCAAGCCCAACCATTCGCAAGCCCCGCCCGAACCACCACGCGACATCCTCGACGCCGCGGATCGGGTCGGCACCTTCCATCAGCAGCACCGCCGGCAGGACGTCGGTTCGGTCCAGGTCTTCCGGCCCGCGGACGACGTGCAACCCCGGGCAGTTGGCGTACCAGACCAGTTGCTCGATCGCCTGGGCATGGACCGGCGTGTCATGGTCCGGGTCGGCAAAGAGCGTGGCACAGACGCCGCCGACACCGCCGTCGCACAGGTCCGGTAATCCGACGGTGGCGGTCTCGTTGTCGACGTACGGCTGGTCGGAGGCGTGCGTGGTCACGTCCCTTCCGCGTTGGGTTGCGTTCCAGGCCAAATCGAGATGTGCGTCGAAGAGTCGCATGGTCATTGACGGTCGTTCGCCGAGGTTGAAAAGGCGGGGCAATTCGTCACGCTAGGATGCGACAGCCATGACGACTGCCAACCCACCAGCCGCTGCGTCGGCCAAGAAAAGTGCCGGGTCTTCCGCGTTGCCGATGATCGGGGGACAGTACCACTTTCTGTTTCGCCGGCTTCATTCGCTCACGGGCATTCTGTTCGGCGGCTACATCGTCGTTCACCTGCTGGTCAACGCGACGCTCCTCGAGGGCACACGCGGCGCGGCCGGGGCGACCGTGTTCCAGCAGCAGGTCGACAAAATTCACTCGCTGCCCTGGCTCATCGCGATCGAGTGGACGGCGATCCTCATGCCGTTGATCTACCACACGATCTACGGCATCTACATCACCGTCACCGGCGTACCCAATGTCGGCAACTACGGATTTACCAAGAACTGGTTCTATCTGGCCCAGCGCGTCTCGGCGATCATCCTTGTTTTCTTCATCGCGTTCCACGTCATCAGCATGAAGATGGGCGGAACCATCTTCACGTTCGTGCCGCACACCTATGCGACGGAGTCGACGGCGATGCATCTGCAGGCTTTCTGGTGGGTGTGGGCGATCGTCTACCCGATCGGCATCCTCGCTGGGACGTTCCACCTGTCCAACGGGTTCTGGACCGCCGCGATCACGTGGGGCCTGACCACGACGAAGACCGCGCAAAAACGCTGGGGCCTTGCGTGCATCGGGCTGTTCGGATTCACGACGGCCTGCGGCTTCGCGGCACTCATCGGCGGTGTCCGGGCACCGATCGACGAGGAAACCGCAGCAATCGTGATGCAAGTTCAGGAGAACCCACACGGCCACCACGACGAGTCATCCAGCACGGAGCATGGCACGGCTCACGAAGCCGATGTTGAGTCCGCTGTCGATGATGTTCTCGCCGAACAACTGCCCGATTCAGTCACCGAGTAACCAAACTTGTTCGATCGCATTTGAAAGCCCAACCCCGAACATCCGTTAGGATTCAAGCATGAGCGCCCAGGAAAAAGAAGTGATCGTCGTCGGCGGTGGTTTGGCGGGACTTGCGTGCGCCGTCAAGCTCGCCGAACTCGACGTCAAGGTGAAGCTTTTTTCGATGGTGCCGGTCAAACGCAGCCACAGCGTTTGTGCCCAAGGCGGCATCAACGCGACCAACGACATCGCACGTCAGCAGGGCTACAGCGAGTGGATTCACTTCGACGAGACGGTGCTCGGCGGCGACTTCCTGGCCGACCAGCCGCCGATCCTCGAGATGGCCAACATGGCCCCGAAGATCATCGACCTGCTCGACCGCATGGGCGTGCCGTTCAACCGCACCAAGGAAGGCCAGCGTTCGCTGCGTCTCTTCGGCGGCTCGATGTTCAAGCGTACCTTCTACGCCGGCGCTACGACCGGGCAACAGTTGCTCTATGCCCTCGACGAACAGACCCGGCGTTACGAATCCGAGGACAAAGTCGAGAAGTTCGAGTTCTGGGAGTTTCTCTGGCCGATTATGCACGAAGGCTCGTGCGTCGGCATCGTCGCACAGGACATGCGGACGATGGAGATCCGCAGCTTCCGCGGCGACGCGGTCGTCATGGCCACCGGCGGCAACGGGCTCATCTTCGGCAAGTCGACGATGTCGGTCATCTGCACCGGCGGGGCCGCCTCGCGCTGCATGCAGGCGGGCGCCACCTACGCCAATCCCGAGATGATGCAGGTCCACCCCTCGGCCATCCCGGGCGAGGACAAGTGCCGGCTCATGTCCGAATCCGCACGCGGCGAGGGCGGCCGGGTCTGGGTTCCGCGAAAGAAGAAGGACACCCGTCACCCGCTGGACATCCCGGCCGCCGACCGCTGGTACTTCCTCGAAGAAAAGTACCCCAAGTACGGCAACCTCGTCCCGCGCGACATCGCCACTCGCGAGATCTTCCAGACCTGCATCGACGGCTACGGCGTCGGCGGCGAGAACATGGTCTACCTCGACCTCACCGACCAGGTCGCCAAGATCGGTGCCGACGCCGTCGAGAAGAAGCTCGGCGGCATCCTCGAGATCTACCGCAAGTTCGTCGGCGTCGACCCCATCGAAGAACCCATGAAGATCTTCCCCGCCATCCACTACTCGATGGGCGGGCTGTGGACGCAGTTCACCAAGGACGAGAAGACCGGCGGCCTCGCGACCGGCGCGCCCAACAACATGATGACCAACATCCCCGGGCTCTACGCCATGGGCGAGGTCAACGTGCAGTACCACGGGGCCAACCGTCTCGGTGCAAACTCGCTGCTCTCGTGCATCTTCGACGGTTTGTTCGGCGGGCTGGGCGTGAAGAACTACTGCTACGACGTCGCCGAGACGCCAGCCGCCGACGTGCCGGACTCGGTGTACGCGGACGCCGTCACGCAGGAGAAGGACCGCATGGACTGGCTCGTCAACGCCGACGGTACGGAGAACCCGTACCACCTGTGGCAGGAGATGGGCAAGAGCATGACCGACAACTGCACGGTCGTGCGCTACAACGACCGGCTCGACAAAACGATCGAAGAGGCCGAGTCCTGGAAGGACCGCTATCGCCGGATCAAGCTCAGCGACACCGGCATGTGGACGAACCAAAACCTTTCGTTCACCCGCGCGGTCAAGGACATGATCGTCCTCGCCGAGGCGATCCTGAAGGGTGCCCGCCAGCGTGACGAGTCGCGCGGCGCCCACTACAAGCCCGAGTTCCCCGAGCGGCTCGACGATCAGTTCCTGAAGACGACGATCGCCAACTACCAGGCCCCGGCGGACACGAAGGACTTCGGCAGCGTCGACGTGGCCTGGGGCGAGGTCGACGTGTCGCTGATCAAGCCGCGGCCACGCAACTACGGCAAGGTCGACGCTAAGGCCGAGGTCGAAGAGAAGAAGGAACCGGCGACGGTGTAAACCCGAAGGACAAGTTTCCGAACGACGAAAGAATGACCAAGGCCGAAACGCGAAGGCCTTGGTCATTCTGCCTTTTCCCCAGGTATCATCTTAGCGTGGACGCCAATCCACCCATCCTCCTGTACGACGGCGAGTGCGGCTTCTGCGACCGCACGGTGCGATGGGTGCTCGCTCGCGATCCGGACGGCCGGGTGAAGTTCGCCGCGCTGCAAGGTGAGAAGGGCGGGCAATTGCTGGAGGAGCACGACCTGCCGAGGGATTACTTCGACTCGCTCGTGCTAATCGACGACGGCGGTGTTTGGCTCAAGTCCGACGGAGCGTTGCGGCTCGCCAAGCACCTGCCGCGGCCGTGGCGCTGGGCGTGGGCCTTCCGGTACGTGCCGCGCTTTCTACGGGACCTCGCTTACGACGGCTTCGCCAAGGTTCGCTACCGCGTATTCGGCAAGGTCGAGGCGTGCAAGCTCCCGACCGAGCAGCAGCGGCTACGCTTCCTCGCGTGATCAGCCGCAGCCCCGAACAGACCCACGCCATCGCCGCCGACCTCGCCGCGACCTTGCGGGCCGGCGATGTCGTCGCGCTGCACGGCGACCTCGGGGCCGGCAAGACGACCTTCACCCGCGGCCTCGTCCGCGCGCTCGGCGGTGACCCGGCACAAGTGACCAGCCCGACGTACACGCTGCTGCAGGTCTATCCGACGCCACTCGGCGATGTGTTTCACCTCGACGCGTACCGCGCCGTCCCTGATGAACTCGACGAGTTGATCGCCGACGCGTTCTGCACGGTGATCGAATGGCCCGAGCGGGCGGAGATCACCGCGACGATCGACGTGCGCATCGAGCATGTCGACGAAGGGCGATTCGTCAGCATTGACTGACACCCCGAACTGAGTTGCGGAGCAACCCAGCGACCCGCGTCATGCAGACAGCTCTGGCGGTGCGCACCACGGTGATCAAGCTGCTGGATATCATGGTGTACGTGGTGGTGTACTTTCTCTCGGTACTGACCTTGTTCGCCGCGATCGACTTCCGTCTGATGTTGCCCCTGGCCCTGTGGCTTGTGGTGTACGGGGTGATTCTTTATATCATCCTGCCGCGGCTGCAGCGGGTATCCGAGGCCCAGGCCGGTGCCAGGG includes:
- the recA gene encoding recombinase RecA, translated to MPRSSSSSKVAASELTADRSNREAALARAVQQIERQFGKGSVMKLDGETKITDGIPTGSLSLDLALGGYGIPRGRVLEVYGPESSGKTTLALHTVASVQKSGGVAAFIDAEHALDPTWAKRIGVDVNDLLVSQPDTGEQAMEICELLVRSNAVDVIVVDSVAALIPRAEIEGEMGDAHVGLQARLMSQALRKLTGAINRSKTTVIFINQIREKIGVMFGSPETTPGGRALKFYASVRIDVRRTGSIKDGDTAVGNRTRTRIVKNKVAPPFREAEFDIMFDRGISYEGDLLDLAVDSNVVQKSGAWFNYGETRLGQGRENVKNFLHENPDLTQEIREKVLVAKGIGEVTEEEYDEDPVDEDELVEA
- a CDS encoding MFS transporter — its product is MTAEPAPAETTPADERIPLHTKVAAGAGEGAINIGVNIPPNFSFLVYNLGLAVSPTLLGVALFIPRIWDAVIDPVMGSVSDNSTSKWGRRKPFMLIGALLSIAGIFAICYVPGGIDNQSWSNTEWGPVLNFGFATLDLNVPLRDWAYAGILTFVCIIFYTCLTVFAVPYGALTMELTSDYEERTRVMSFRTLFTYLTGFFLAWLYPIVKASEDTRTGAIVVGSILAVLLAVIMFAPTFFVPERTKRREAGGGLEDVRKQPKVGIWKSIVTTIKQPILLMIVAAYTIGFLGVIMVLKLGLYVAIFHVYGGGEQGETDGAYMQGWAQTFAIIMGLITVLIINRLATKVEKKWLLIGALMSSFIGGLLSWWLYSPDFGTFKQIIPLFGDFGNESWYFWLPDRINFWFHPLAISFALIWPGLAGLLIMSNSMIADVCDLDELKTGQRREGSYWAVFNWIQKMAIGVALLFSGAILDLVGYVSEAGVKTQTLDVINNMRWAYMLVVCGGVGLAAVIVLFIPLNKQRMENVRVELEAKRAANDV
- a CDS encoding metallophosphoesterase; this encodes MSALKRILHSPDWKRSHRLRFGVWQTFNRLGLTGLHSLPHHPAWVDVERLDMPIPDLPETLVGRRLVQISDLHHSPVVGKSYLHQQIDRVNRLRPWRVVVTGDLVTGGYRFDRRVAGLLKRIDAPTVCTFGNHDYSLRGKRNEAAGSRRARSLRAALERAGMTVLQNESLDADGLMLVGLDDLWTGRLDADVAFDGVAGPCVCLNHDPRNARELLEHPWQWMLAGHTHGRPLRKSIRPFTAGHYPLAEGKDLYVNRGLSYGMRSKDWCKPEITVFRLVAA
- a CDS encoding membrane dipeptidase, translated to MTMRLFDAHLDLAWNATQRGRDVTTHASDQPYVDNETATVGLPDLCDGGVGGVCATLFADPDHDTPVHAQAIEQLVWYANCPGLHVVRGPEDLDRTDVLPAVLLMEGADPIRGVEDVAWWFGRGLRMVGLAWSATRYAGGTGHPGPLTDAGHALVAEFDRLGILHDASHLAEQSLDDLLDATDGPICASHSNCRAIVGDDPRGRQLPDRQIRAILERGGIIGTVFFDRFLLPEAEHGKRRATLADVVAHISRVCDLAGNTTQAGIGTDMDGGRGREHIPKEIATSADLPKLADALTDAGFCDRAIAGIMGENWRSWFKRHLR
- the sdhA gene encoding succinate dehydrogenase flavoprotein subunit produces the protein MSAQEKEVIVVGGGLAGLACAVKLAELDVKVKLFSMVPVKRSHSVCAQGGINATNDIARQQGYSEWIHFDETVLGGDFLADQPPILEMANMAPKIIDLLDRMGVPFNRTKEGQRSLRLFGGSMFKRTFYAGATTGQQLLYALDEQTRRYESEDKVEKFEFWEFLWPIMHEGSCVGIVAQDMRTMEIRSFRGDAVVMATGGNGLIFGKSTMSVICTGGAASRCMQAGATYANPEMMQVHPSAIPGEDKCRLMSESARGEGGRVWVPRKKKDTRHPLDIPAADRWYFLEEKYPKYGNLVPRDIATREIFQTCIDGYGVGGENMVYLDLTDQVAKIGADAVEKKLGGILEIYRKFVGVDPIEEPMKIFPAIHYSMGGLWTQFTKDEKTGGLATGAPNNMMTNIPGLYAMGEVNVQYHGANRLGANSLLSCIFDGLFGGLGVKNYCYDVAETPAADVPDSVYADAVTQEKDRMDWLVNADGTENPYHLWQEMGKSMTDNCTVVRYNDRLDKTIEEAESWKDRYRRIKLSDTGMWTNQNLSFTRAVKDMIVLAEAILKGARQRDESRGAHYKPEFPERLDDQFLKTTIANYQAPADTKDFGSVDVAWGEVDVSLIKPRPRNYGKVDAKAEVEEKKEPATV
- a CDS encoding thiol-disulfide oxidoreductase DCC family protein, with the protein product MDANPPILLYDGECGFCDRTVRWVLARDPDGRVKFAALQGEKGGQLLEEHDLPRDYFDSLVLIDDGGVWLKSDGALRLAKHLPRPWRWAWAFRYVPRFLRDLAYDGFAKVRYRVFGKVEACKLPTEQQRLRFLA
- the tsaE gene encoding tRNA (adenosine(37)-N6)-threonylcarbamoyltransferase complex ATPase subunit type 1 TsaE, producing the protein MISRSPEQTHAIAADLAATLRAGDVVALHGDLGAGKTTFTRGLVRALGGDPAQVTSPTYTLLQVYPTPLGDVFHLDAYRAVPDELDELIADAFCTVIEWPERAEITATIDVRIEHVDEGRFVSID